In Zingiber officinale cultivar Zhangliang chromosome 11B, Zo_v1.1, whole genome shotgun sequence, a single window of DNA contains:
- the LOC122034988 gene encoding protein TIFY 10b-like isoform X2 yields the protein MAEKMGKSQFSLTCSRLSQYMKEKGSFGSISLDMAPMTLHHHPKEKSGAPTTLSLLPGVDVSTEDQSNTEKNTLKSMELFPQHAGFDFPAAKEESVKAPSSTKKEAEKAKLTIFYNGMVLVFDDFPEEKARDLIRMAGRDRNLAAQKFISATGGQTPVPPQKPADQPNASDMPIARRNSLHRFLEKRKDRINTKAPYQVNGGVSPAPEDAGKPEDGQAWLGLGRRAVKQEPGCESSR from the exons ATGGCAGAGAAGATGGGCAAGTCTCAGTTTTCTCTCACATGTAGCCGCTTGAGCCAATACATGAAGGAGAAGGGGAGCTTTGGAAGCATCAGCCTTGACATGGCCCCTATGACTCTTCACCACCACCCTAAAG AGAAATCAGGAGCTCCTACCACCTTGAGTTTGCTACCAGGAGTGGATGTGTCCACCGAGGACCAGTCCAACACAGAGAAGAATACTCTGAAATCCATGGAATTGTTTCCACAGCACGCAGGATTCGATTTCCCAGCTGCCAAGGAAGAATCTGTCAAGGCTCCTTCAAGCACCAAGAA GGAGGCAGAGAAGGCTAAGTTGACCATCTTTTACAACGGCATGGTGCTGGTTTTCGACGATTTCCCGGAGGAGAAGGCCAGGGATCTGATACGGATGGCAGGGAGAGACAGAAATCTTGCAGCTCAAAAATTTATCTCCGCCACCGGCGGTCAGACGCCGGTGCCCCCGCAGAAGCCAGCTGATCAGCCTAATGCGTCCG ACATGCCCATAGCAAGGAGAAACTCTCTGCACCGGTtcctggagaagagaaaggatag GATTAACACCAAGGCTCCGTATCAAGTCAACGGCGGtgtctcgccggcgccggaggaCGCAGGCAAGCCGGAAGACGGCCAGGCTTGGCTTGGCTTGGGTAGGCGAGCTGTGAAGCAAGAACCTGGTTGCGAGAGCAGCAGATAG
- the LOC122034988 gene encoding protein TIFY 10b-like isoform X1 yields MAEKMGKSQFSLTCSRLSQYMKEKGSFGSISLDMAPMTLHHHPKEKSGAPTTLSLLPGVDVSTEDQSNTEKNTLKSMELFPQHAGFDFPAAKEESVKAPSSTKKEAEKAKLTIFYNGMVLVFDDFPEEKARDLIRMAGRDRNLAAQKFISATGGQTPVPPQKPADQPNASADMPIARRNSLHRFLEKRKDRINTKAPYQVNGGVSPAPEDAGKPEDGQAWLGLGRRAVKQEPGCESSR; encoded by the exons ATGGCAGAGAAGATGGGCAAGTCTCAGTTTTCTCTCACATGTAGCCGCTTGAGCCAATACATGAAGGAGAAGGGGAGCTTTGGAAGCATCAGCCTTGACATGGCCCCTATGACTCTTCACCACCACCCTAAAG AGAAATCAGGAGCTCCTACCACCTTGAGTTTGCTACCAGGAGTGGATGTGTCCACCGAGGACCAGTCCAACACAGAGAAGAATACTCTGAAATCCATGGAATTGTTTCCACAGCACGCAGGATTCGATTTCCCAGCTGCCAAGGAAGAATCTGTCAAGGCTCCTTCAAGCACCAAGAA GGAGGCAGAGAAGGCTAAGTTGACCATCTTTTACAACGGCATGGTGCTGGTTTTCGACGATTTCCCGGAGGAGAAGGCCAGGGATCTGATACGGATGGCAGGGAGAGACAGAAATCTTGCAGCTCAAAAATTTATCTCCGCCACCGGCGGTCAGACGCCGGTGCCCCCGCAGAAGCCAGCTGATCAGCCTAATGCGTCCG CAGACATGCCCATAGCAAGGAGAAACTCTCTGCACCGGTtcctggagaagagaaaggatag GATTAACACCAAGGCTCCGTATCAAGTCAACGGCGGtgtctcgccggcgccggaggaCGCAGGCAAGCCGGAAGACGGCCAGGCTTGGCTTGGCTTGGGTAGGCGAGCTGTGAAGCAAGAACCTGGTTGCGAGAGCAGCAGATAG